The genomic region ATCTTCTGATCTGGATGGAAAGTATGAGATCAAGAATATTACTCCGGGGCTTTACAACGTGGAGGTTTCTTTTCTCGGATACAAAAGCAAGGTTGAGTACGAGGTAGAGGTTTTCAATAACAAACCGGCACAGGTCAATTTCAATCTTGAAGAGGACAGCAAAACGTTGGAAGCTGTTGTTGTGAAGGCCAATCCGTTCCAGAAGAAAGAAGAAAGCCCTGTTTCGTTGCGAACCATTGGTGTAAACGAAATTCAGCGGAATCCTGGCGGAAACAGAGATATTTCAAAAGCCCTGCAATCATTGCCAGGTGTGGCCAGTTCGGTGGCTTTCCGTAATGATCTTATTATCCGTGGTGGTGCTCCGAATGAGAACCGTTTTTACCTCGATGGCATCGAAATTCCGAACATAAACCACTTTGCTACGCAAGGTTCTTCTGGCGGACCGAACGGGTTGATCAATGTAAACTTCATCCGCGAAGTGGAATTCTTCTCCGGTGCTTTTCCTGCGAACCGCGGCAACACATTGAGTTCCGTTTTGAACTTCAAGATGAAAGATCCGCGTCAGGATCGGATCGGTGGGAATTTCACGCTTGGTTCTAGTGATGCCGGAATAACGATTGAAGGACCAATTGCAAAAGGTCATTCGTTCATGTTCTCATATCGAAGAAGCTATTTGCAGTTTCTTTTCCAAGCAATCGGCTTGCCTTTCCTGCCAACTTATGATGATTTCCAGCTGAAGTATAAAGCTAAGATCAACGATAAGAACGAGATAACCGTTATCGGGCTTGGGGCCATCGATCAGTTCAAACTCAATTTGAGTGATAAACTTGATGAAGATCAGAAACGACTGGTTGAGATACTTCCCGTTAACAATCAATGGAATTACGCACTTGGCGTTAACTGGAAAAACTATCGTGAAAAAGGCTATTCAGAATTGGTCGTTAGCCGTAACATGCTCAACAACGAAGCATTCAAATATGCCGACAATATTGAGGTTGACACGAACCTGATCCTTAACTACAAAAGCCAAGAAATTGAGAACAAGTTGCGTTATGAAAACAATTGGCTCGATAAAGGTTGGAAGATAAATTACGGTGTCCTTTATGAATTTGCGCGATACAACAATTCCACTTTCTCTAAAATCACCTTACCAGATGGTTCAACGGGCACTGTCGATTTCAGTTCAGCGGTTGATATTCACAAATGGGGTGCTTTCGGTCAGGTAAGTCACTCATTTGTTCAAGGACGATTGCTGCTTTCATTGGGCGCTCGAGTTGATGGAAACAGCTACTCTACTCAAATGGCGAAGACATATGAAACATTTTCGCCCCGTTTCTCCATCTCCTACGCCATCAACGATCAACTCAATTTGAACGCGAATGTTGGACGCTATTTTCAGTTGCCGCCATACACCACGCTTGGTTTCAGAAATAATAGCGGAACGCTTGCAAACAAGGACAATGGACTCAAATACATTGCTTCTAATCATGCAGTTTTAGGTGGAGAATTCGTCACCAAAACGGGACTAAAGGTCTCGGTTGAAGGATTCTTCAAATACTGGGAGAATTATCCGTTTTTGGTTCGCGACAGCATTTCATTGGCCAACCTTGGAGCTGATTTTGGTGTGATCGGGAATGCAGAGGTCAAGTCCGATAATCAAGGCCGCGCTTACGGAGTGGAAGTTTTGGTCCAACAAAAACTCTGGAAGAATTTCTACGGAATTCTTGCTTACACATGGGTTCGCAGCGAGTTTCAGGATTACAAAGGCGATTTCATTCCGTCATCTTGGGATGCGCAACATTTGATTTCGCTCACAGGTGGATACAAATTCAAGCGAAACTGGGAGTTAGGTTTAAGATGGCGCTTCACAGGAGGTTCTCCGTACACACCTGCTGACGAAGAAACATCTGCCATAATTCCCGTTTGGAATTTGAACCGAGGCGCCATTCGCGATTATTCGCAGCTGAACGGTGAAAGACTAAAACCTGCGCACTTCCTTGATCTGCGAGTAGACAAGAAATGGTTCTTCAAAAAATGGGCGCTCAATTTGTATTTGGACGTTCAGAATGTGTACGCTTTCAAGGCGCAGCAACCGCCTAGTTATGTTCTAAGAAAAGATGCTGACGGAAATGCTCTTATCGACCCGAACGATTCATCTCGCTATCAGTTGGATAAGGTCAAAAACACCACGGGAACAGTGCTACCTTCGTTCGGGATAATTATTGAAATTTAGAATGTCAGTTGGCGCTCTTTCCTAAGAAAATCACTAAATTTTCATACCTTCTTCCGCTATGAGTGCAGGAGGACACATGATGGACATGGTTCGCAGAATGCGTGAAAATCGCGCTTTGCTCCTTGCCAAAAGGGAAAAAAGGAAGAAAGTGATTAGCGCATATAACTCTGATGCAACATATTCGGAAAAATCAATCCACTCAGATTCCAATTTGACTGATACGGATTTGATTGAAGTATTTCAGGAGATTCGTAAAAGCAAGACTTTTGAACGCAAATTGGTTATGACAAAAACCGTTGGTGTCATGATTGCCATGTTTATCCTCGTTGTGGTAGTCATATTGATATATGCGTAAATATTTCAGCCTACTTCAATCGTGGCAAACCATCGTGTTCTGTATAGCGCTCGGTCTCTTTACGTACACAAGTTATCGCACTGCAAACCTATCGTTTACGTATGACGAAAGTTCGACCGTTTTAGAATATGTAGGGCGAACATACGCCTACATTTTCACGCGGGCTCCAACAGCTACAAACCATCTGCTGAACTCCGCGTCAGCGAAATTCTTCAGTTCAATCTTTCCTGCCAGCGAATTTGTTTATCGTCTTCCAAATCTGTTGGCGCATTTGGTTTACATGCTGTTTTCGGCACTTCTAGTTTCCCGCTTACGTACTGCAGAAAACACTTTCAAGATCTTTGGTTTCGTTCTGCTGAACTTCAATCCATATCTACTGGATTTCTTTTCGTTAGCACGCGGCTACGGTCTTGCGGCATGTTTTACGATGGCAGCAATCTACTTTCTCTTCCGCTATCATCAATCGTCCAATCGATCACCGCTATTTGCATGTTTGATTTCCTGCAGTTTGGCAGTACTGAGCAATTTTACCTTACTCAATTTCCTTCTTGCTATTAGCTGCTTCATATTTATTGACGAATGCTTTAAAACATACAACGGCAGACGATTTTCATCGTTGGTCATAAATGCAGGTTTCGTCCTTCTAACGGTGTTCTTTCTTTCGTTAATAATCTATTCTCCCATCCATGAGCTCGTTTCAAAGAACGAACTGTTCTTCGGAGGCGAAACCGGAATATGGCAAAACACCTTACTGTCCGTGATCCAAAAATCCACTTACAGCGATGATCAGCAGAAAAACTCCTTGGCTGTATTGGTTTTCCTAGTCATGTTGGGTTTATCGTGGATCTTAGCATTACCGCAAGTAACTTCTCGAAACAATTTCGGGCTTAAACTTTTACTCCTCATCTCCATTATTCTATTTGGACTGTTGGCGCAAAACATGCTTTTTGGAACAAGATTCATTCAGGAGCGCACGGCACTTTTCCTCTATCCGCTATTCATCTCAACTGTAATTTTTTCCATTCATGAATCAACATTTTTGCACTCATGGGTGAAGAATACCATGGTTGGAATATTTGCCTTTATCATGTTTTCAAATACGCTTGCTAGCGCCAATCGCAACCACACACTCGATTGGAGTCACGAAGCAGACATTAAATTCCTTATGCACCAAATTGAGAACGAAAAGCGACCATATCAAACCAACTTTGTAGTGGACTGGCCTTATGGCGTAAGTTGTCAGTTTTACAGAGAATTGCTTGGGTATTCTTGGCTGAAAGTTGTAGAAAATCCGAGCTCGCTACCGTACAGGATTCCCGAAGAAGATAAGTTATCGATTGATCATGTAGACGTAGAATTGGTAACGGACACTTCACGGCCATCGATCAAAACCAGCATTGAAAAACGCCTTCAGTTTGGCAACGGATTATGGCTTTTGACACACAGAAAGCCTGATGTAACGGAGAAAGTGGTTGCGCGCAAATGGCAATCGAATAACGAATTCATTGATGGTGAGGAATATGTGACGCTGTACAACACCAACCTTAGTGAAGCGTGGAACACAGATTCCTTATTGAACTTTCGTGTTACGCTGAAACTAAAACCAAAATGTTCTTCAGACCTGAGTGAAATATGGTTGGTCTGCGAAATTGACCAACAACGGATTGTTGTCGAAAATTGCTCATCGCAAAAGGATACGAACGGATTCCACGAGCTAAATGCATTCTACAGACAATCACGGAGTCTGCACACGGGTTATTTGAACATATATCTATTCAACCCACAAAAAGCAAAGTTGGAATTAACTGATTTTGAATTTGTGTCGATGAATTTAAAGGGCTTCCATCAGCCACCAGATCAACCTAACTGACCAAACTGACTCTCAACGATTTTCGAAGACGATTGTTGAAATATCTTTGATTACCTGAGCCTGTTGTTGCCAATCATTTCCTCTGGTCATAACGCATAACAGATAAGGAGATTTGTCATCGTATATGATTCCACAATCGTGCAATTGTTTTATATCTGAGTCTACCGAACCGCGTTCTCCGAACTTACTTGAAACGATAGTTCCCTCAGGAAGACCAGCCCTTAATCCATCTTTGAAGTTGGAACGAGACAATATTTCAAGCGCCAATTGTGAATTTTCCTGCGACAGATAAGTTGAGTTATAGAGTATTCTGAAAAATGACGAATACTCCTTTATAGTAAGGAAATCATCAGGTGTTGAAGCATTCGGTTCTTCCATACCAAGATCAGCCCAGAGAACTTTTGTGAATCCAGCGGAAACCAACTCCCTCAAAATAAGATTCTTGGCATTATTATCAGATTTTATAATCATACGCTCCAACAAATCAAGCACGCGATAACTTTTGCCTAATTCAATCATTTCATCGCTGATGTTGGCCGTATATTCATCAATAGACTCCGAATCAAAAACAATTTGCTTTTGTAGGAATTCAGGTTTAACTTCTGAATATTTTAAGGCTCCAATCAGAAAAGTGACTTTAAGAAGGCTGGCTGGAGAAAATACTTCTTTCTCATTTATCCCTATCCACGGTCCATTGTTCAAGTCTCTGTAATAAACAGAAATAGAGTTCACTCGACCATCATGAATTATCTCCTTAGTGAATTCATTCAACTTGGATCTAAGCTGTTTGTCTTTCAGCGCATCAGACGGAGTGTAGCTGTCACACTCGAGCAAGGGATTGATGAACTTATGTTTTCCAGGAACGCGCGTCTCTTGAGTTTGTGCAGAAACAGGCCGAGATTCAACGTTTTCTTTCTTAAGCAGCACTCCCGAATGCCCAACGTAAAACGAGGCTATCGCTACTGCGACAATTAACCCTACCACTCCAATCCATCTAGCCATTCTACCAAGAAAATATAATGCGAAATTAATGCAGGTTTCTCAACGATTTTGACAGCCAATTAACCAATGGAAATAAAAAAAGCATCTTCGCAAATGCGAAGAGGCTTTTCCAATTTTCGACTGATAGGATTACATCATTCCTCCCATACCGCCCATTCCTCCTGGCATACCACCTGGCATACCTCCACCTTCTTCAGGTTCATCAGCCAACACACACTCGGTTGTCAGCAACATTCCTGCAATGGAAGCAGCATTCTCAAGCGCTACACGGCTTACTTTGGTCGGGTCAATGATTCCGAATTTATACATGCTTCCGTACTCATCTGTACGTGCATTGTAACCGAAATCGTCTTTTCCTTCTTTCAC from Flavobacteriales bacterium harbors:
- a CDS encoding glycosyltransferase family 39 protein; the encoded protein is MRKYFSLLQSWQTIVFCIALGLFTYTSYRTANLSFTYDESSTVLEYVGRTYAYIFTRAPTATNHLLNSASAKFFSSIFPASEFVYRLPNLLAHLVYMLFSALLVSRLRTAENTFKIFGFVLLNFNPYLLDFFSLARGYGLAACFTMAAIYFLFRYHQSSNRSPLFACLISCSLAVLSNFTLLNFLLAISCFIFIDECFKTYNGRRFSSLVINAGFVLLTVFFLSLIIYSPIHELVSKNELFFGGETGIWQNTLLSVIQKSTYSDDQQKNSLAVLVFLVMLGLSWILALPQVTSRNNFGLKLLLLISIILFGLLAQNMLFGTRFIQERTALFLYPLFISTVIFSIHESTFLHSWVKNTMVGIFAFIMFSNTLASANRNHTLDWSHEADIKFLMHQIENEKRPYQTNFVVDWPYGVSCQFYRELLGYSWLKVVENPSSLPYRIPEEDKLSIDHVDVELVTDTSRPSIKTSIEKRLQFGNGLWLLTHRKPDVTEKVVARKWQSNNEFIDGEEYVTLYNTNLSEAWNTDSLLNFRVTLKLKPKCSSDLSEIWLVCEIDQQRIVVENCSSQKDTNGFHELNAFYRQSRSLHTGYLNIYLFNPQKAKLELTDFEFVSMNLKGFHQPPDQPN
- a CDS encoding class A beta-lactamase-related serine hydrolase gives rise to the protein MARWIGVVGLIVAVAIASFYVGHSGVLLKKENVESRPVSAQTQETRVPGKHKFINPLLECDSYTPSDALKDKQLRSKLNEFTKEIIHDGRVNSISVYYRDLNNGPWIGINEKEVFSPASLLKVTFLIGALKYSEVKPEFLQKQIVFDSESIDEYTANISDEMIELGKSYRVLDLLERMIIKSDNNAKNLILRELVSAGFTKVLWADLGMEEPNASTPDDFLTIKEYSSFFRILYNSTYLSQENSQLALEILSRSNFKDGLRAGLPEGTIVSSKFGERGSVDSDIKQLHDCGIIYDDKSPYLLCVMTRGNDWQQQAQVIKDISTIVFENR
- a CDS encoding TonB-dependent receptor, which codes for MRLFITAVMLIISIGVNAQTGIVSGRIADAKNNEPIPFANVVIQGTTIGASSDLDGKYEIKNITPGLYNVEVSFLGYKSKVEYEVEVFNNKPAQVNFNLEEDSKTLEAVVVKANPFQKKEESPVSLRTIGVNEIQRNPGGNRDISKALQSLPGVASSVAFRNDLIIRGGAPNENRFYLDGIEIPNINHFATQGSSGGPNGLINVNFIREVEFFSGAFPANRGNTLSSVLNFKMKDPRQDRIGGNFTLGSSDAGITIEGPIAKGHSFMFSYRRSYLQFLFQAIGLPFLPTYDDFQLKYKAKINDKNEITVIGLGAIDQFKLNLSDKLDEDQKRLVEILPVNNQWNYALGVNWKNYREKGYSELVVSRNMLNNEAFKYADNIEVDTNLILNYKSQEIENKLRYENNWLDKGWKINYGVLYEFARYNNSTFSKITLPDGSTGTVDFSSAVDIHKWGAFGQVSHSFVQGRLLLSLGARVDGNSYSTQMAKTYETFSPRFSISYAINDQLNLNANVGRYFQLPPYTTLGFRNNSGTLANKDNGLKYIASNHAVLGGEFVTKTGLKVSVEGFFKYWENYPFLVRDSISLANLGADFGVIGNAEVKSDNQGRAYGVEVLVQQKLWKNFYGILAYTWVRSEFQDYKGDFIPSSWDAQHLISLTGGYKFKRNWELGLRWRFTGGSPYTPADEETSAIIPVWNLNRGAIRDYSQLNGERLKPAHFLDLRVDKKWFFKKWALNLYLDVQNVYAFKAQQPPSYVLRKDADGNALIDPNDSSRYQLDKVKNTTGTVLPSFGIIIEI